One region of Physeter macrocephalus isolate SW-GA unplaced genomic scaffold, ASM283717v5 random_25, whole genome shotgun sequence genomic DNA includes:
- the CUNH11orf98 gene encoding uncharacterized protein C11orf98 homolog: MGAPGGKINRPRTELKKKLFKRRRVLNRERRLKHRVVGAVIDEGLITRHHLKKRASSARANITLSGKKRRKLLQQIRLAQKEKAAMEVEAPPKSARTSEPQPKSKKKTKAPQDVDMEDLEDKS; the protein is encoded by the exons ATGGGTGCTCCGGGGGGAAAGATCAACCGGCCGCGAACG GAGCTGAAGAAGAAGCTGTTCAAGCGACGGCGGGTGTTGAACCGGGAGCGGCGACTGAAGCACCGGGTAGTCGGGGCTGTGATAGACGAAGGGCTGATCACGAGGCACCACCTCAAGAAGCGGGC GTCCAGTGCACGTGCCAACATTACTCTGTCTGGGAAGAAGCGCAGAAAACTCCTCCAGCAGATCCGGCTTGCCCAGAAAGAGAAGGCAGCCATGGAAG TGGAAGCCCCCCCCAAGTCAGCCAGGACTAGTGAACCACAgcccaaatcaaaaaagaagacaaaagccCCCCAGGATGTAGACATGGAGGACCTTGAAGATAAGAGCTAA